The Campylobacter sp. CN_NE2 region TTTCGTGCAAATTCATAAAAATTTAAAAACCCAAGCTTGTAGAATTCTCTTTGAACTTTGAATTCGCTAATAGCGTATTTTAGGCCACCACGACGGCTTAGTTGTGATTTGCCTGCTCGCATTTTTACTAACATTTCAGGGATATTGTAAAATTTCGCTCCACCCAAAAGCATTCTAACCCATAAAAAATAATCTTCTGTCATCAATGCTTTTTGGTAACTTCCAGCTTTTAAAACGCCCCTTTTTTTAAACATTACGCTTGGGTGATTTAACGGGCTTCTGGTTTTGGCAAATTTGATGATGTCGTCGTGATTTTGTGGAAGTTTTCTAAAACTATAAATTTTATTTTCATCATTTTCAAATTCGCCTATGGTTGAGCCGCAAATATCCAAATTTGGATTATTTTCGAAAGCTTCAAGCTGTTTTTTAAATCGATTTGGCATAGCAACATCATCGCTATCCATTCTAGCTACCATTTCAAATTTACACTTTTCAAGTCCGATTTTTAGAGCATCACCAAGTCCCATATTTTTTTCAAGTTTCACAACTTCTAAAATTTCACCAAGCTTGTTTTTCCAAATTTCAATCATCTCGTAAAGCTCATCTGTAAGCTCACCATCTTCGACTAAAACTATCTGGCTAGGCTTAATTTCTTGCTCATCATAAATGCTTTTTAGAGCACGATCTAAAAATTCAGCTTTTTCTTTGATATAAACGGACATCAGGACAGAAAAGGTCATTTTTATTTCCTTTGTGATTTTTTACTTATTATTTCTAATGAATTTAAGATAGAAAATAAAATTCTCAATAACAAAACAAAACAAAACATCATGACAAAAAAAGTAAAAATCGTTAAATAGTTATTTCTATTTGCAAACAAGATATACATTACTATATTTGCTGCAACAAATAGTCCATATTTGGTATATATAAGTTTATTTTGCACAAAAGATATAAAAAACCCAAGTATCAGTGAAAAAAATACAACACTTATCATACTGCCACCACCAAAAAGCCATATTTCTGCAACAAACGAACCGCCAAGCCCATGTCCTTCTAAAAATTTTTCTGGAAATAAAAAATATGATAAAACATCGGCTAAATGTGGATGAGCTACTTCTAATCTCATGTCCTGTTTCATTATATTACCCGACATAACATCTAAAAGACCAAAAAATGGACTTAATAAAAAACCAGTGTGTTGATTTATACTCGTTGTAAAATAATCTTTAAATTCTACAACAAATCCTACTACTAAAATGGTTATTCCTTGTGAATAAAAGATTTTAAACACTTCTGCAAAAGTTATGTTGTCTGTATCTGCGTGTCGAATAAACTGAACCATAGAGGCTAATAAAAATAAAGAAAAAACAAGAACTAAAAGTGTTTTAAATTTTATCTTATACGAATATACAGTTGTATAAAGCCACAACGCACTTAATAAATATAGAAAAAATGTAGCCCTAGCTCCACTTGCGAGACTTATTAGCGATATCAATACAAAGATTAAAAAAAAGATTTTGCCTTTGCGTTTTTCGATTTTATTAATCATAATAAAAATAAAACCTAAAAGGAAAAAATTATCCAACATTGAAATTATC contains the following coding sequences:
- a CDS encoding glycosyltransferase, which codes for MTFSVLMSVYIKEKAEFLDRALKSIYDEQEIKPSQIVLVEDGELTDELYEMIEIWKNKLGEILEVVKLEKNMGLGDALKIGLEKCKFEMVARMDSDDVAMPNRFKKQLEAFENNPNLDICGSTIGEFENDENKIYSFRKLPQNHDDIIKFAKTRSPLNHPSVMFKKRGVLKAGSYQKALMTEDYFLWVRMLLGGAKFYNIPEMLVKMRAGKSQLSRRGGLKYAISEFKVQREFYKLGFLNFYEFARNASVKFIVRLLPKAILSKIYSLLRSKN
- the wzy gene encoding O-antigen polysaccharide polymerase Wzy, with the protein product MSNKKYIVLFLLIDFIFMFFIMSQYLLDIGYSKTYFKILEFQNIFLSLYAIATIYKINKNWFSLEILFIGCFNIFLNMRNILNFFFPDIYEAYEESYRLANFIFSDNTFLELNFILLFTMLSIHIGMMLGFAKYNKFINTSIPKANYIFNLKLGYIMFFIGLFAYLVKTVINIKIILSMGYEAIYTTNAVPSIISMLDNFFLLGFIFIMINKIEKRKGKIFFLIFVLISLISLASGARATFFLYLLSALWLYTTVYSYKIKFKTLLVLVFSLFLLASMVQFIRHADTDNITFAEVFKIFYSQGITILVVGFVVEFKDYFTTSINQHTGFLLSPFFGLLDVMSGNIMKQDMRLEVAHPHLADVLSYFLFPEKFLEGHGLGGSFVAEIWLFGGGSMISVVFFSLILGFFISFVQNKLIYTKYGLFVAANIVMYILFANRNNYLTIFTFFVMMFCFVLLLRILFSILNSLEIISKKSQRK